In Zingiber officinale cultivar Zhangliang chromosome 8B, Zo_v1.1, whole genome shotgun sequence, a single genomic region encodes these proteins:
- the LOC122014856 gene encoding probable E3 ubiquitin-protein ligase RHC2A: MPSSWAATPSYWCYRCSRFVRVRREDVIVCPDCDGGFLEEVSSPPPRIPPAGSPGRRQIPSPGLGTDGSVTAPPPSRTSQLRFRRNRHGSAGDRSSPFNPVIVLRSPSQGGHDEEGAAAASNSFELYYDDGSGSGLRPLPESISDFLMGSGFDRLLQQLAQIEINGTGRERPWEHPPASKAAIESMPTVQIVDDHIGKDCHCAICMDPFKLGAEAREMPCKHIYHQDCILPWLSMRNSCPVCRHEMPADELDEQPEISGNDEETVGLTIWRLPGGGFAVGRFAGGRRAGDHEFPLVYTEMDGGFTNDGAPRRISWTSRRSTPRESGGIFRSLRNFLSFFRPSRPSSEASPASSGRHLRSSIFRRNSRN; this comes from the coding sequence ATGCCTTCTTCCTGGGCGGCGACGCCGTCGTATTGGTGCTACCGCTGTAGCCGCTTTGTCCGGGTGCGGCGAGAGGACGTCATCGTTTGCCCCGACTGCGACGGCGGGTTCCTTGAGGAAGTTTCATCTCCCCCTCCGCGCATCCCCCCCGCTGGCTCTCCCGGTCGCCGACAGATCCCCTCCCCAGGCCTTGGCACAGACGGTTCCGTTACGGCTCCTCCTCCATCACGGACCTCCCAGCTCAGATTCCGCCGCAACCGCCATGGATCGGCCGGGGACCGGTCGTCCCCTTTCAACCCCGTCATCGTCCTTCGCAGTCCTTCCCAAGGCGGTCACGATGAAGAAGGCGCGGCCGCCGCCTCCAACAGCTTCGAGCTGTACTACGACGATGGCTCCGGCTCCGGTCTCCGCCCCTTGCCGGAAAGCATTTCTGATTTCCTGATGGGGTCGGGCTTTGACCGCCTCCTCCAGCAGCTTGCTCAGATCGAGATCAACGGAACAGGTCGCGAGAGGCCTTGGGAGCACCCGCCGGCCTCGAAGGCCGCCATAGAGTCAATGCCTACGGTACAGATCGTCGATGATCACATTGGGAAAGATTGCCATTGCGCCATCTGCATGGACCCCTTCAAGCTCGGAGCTGAGGCCCGGGAGATGCCCTGCAAGCACATCTATCACCAAGATTGCATTTTGCCTTGGCTTTCGATGAGGAACTCGTGCCCCGTTTGCCGGCACGAGATGCCGGCGGACGAACTCGACGAACAGCCTGAGATATCCGGCAACGACGAAGAGACCGTCGGGCTAACCATATGGAGGCTTCCCGGCGGAGGCTTCGCTGTAGGGAGGTTCGCCGGCGGCAGGCGAGCAGGGGACCATGAATTCCCTCTTGTTTACACTGAGATGGACGGTGGATTCACCAACGACGGAGCACCAAGAAGGATCTCATGGACCTCAAGGCGCAGCACGCCGAGGGAGAGTGGGGGCATCTTCCGGTCCCTCCGCAACTTCCTCTCATTCTTCAGGCCATCGAGGCCGAGCTCGGAAGCTTCTCCAGCATCCTCCGGTAGGCATCTCAGAAGCTCAATTTTCAGGAGGAATTCACGAAATTGA
- the LOC122013689 gene encoding protein PSK SIMULATOR 1-like yields the protein MGVPKVVADLRLRCPQRAVVGILAFEAASAMSRLVSLHRSLAEDEVRRLRADMRSPGVAYLTSKDQIFLLRLACAEIVGDLDLAAAAVSRLAPRCRDPLLRSFDRFYANLKAGGVFSFLIDARAAADLDRLGLGSTAKRTEKRVRRMERYVAATSRLYAEMEALNELEAEEKRTQKQWRRHSGPILVQKPMPVPDSVHFKLRSHEHMIRRLKEESLWNKTFDKVVELMLRAVITVFARICSVFGLYVLGLPSSGQFNPNNPCKHSSGPLERRVVPQHLPFLRNSSPILSTPPGIGAQETPFDRLRKFLKESPTTVGGSGLALRYANVILAAEKFYQERNRVASAAAEQSERDELYEMLPSGMRAAVRTKLRECWRREGAGFPAAGDGSLAEGWKEAVAAILEWLAPVAHDTVRWQEQRSMEREQQLCTRPRTLMLQTLHFADGDKTEAAVVEVLVGLSCMSWYDHRRRGSISA from the coding sequence ATGGGCGTCCCCAAGGTGGTCGCCGACCTCCGGCTCCGCTGCCCGCAGCGCGCCGTCGTCGGAATCCTCGCCTTCGAGGCCGCCTCTGCCATGTCTCGCCTCGTATCCCTCCACAGATCCCTAGCCGAGGACGAAGTCCGCCGCCTCCGCGCCGACATGCGCTCCCCTGGCGTCGCCTACTTGACCTCCAAAGATCAGATTTTTCTGCTCCGCCTCGCCTGCGCCGAGATTGTAGGCGACCTCGACTTGGCCGCGGCCGCCGTCTCCCGCCTCGCGCCACGCTGCCGCGACCCCCTGCTCCGCTCCTTCGACCGCTTCTACGCCAACCTCAAGGCCGGCGGCGTGTTCTCTTTCCTCATCGACGCCCGGGCTGCCGCCGACCTCGACCGCCTCGGCCTCGGCTCCACCGCGAAGCGGACGGAGAAACGGGTGAGGCGGATGGAGCGGTACGTGGCGGCGACGTCGCGGCTGTACGCGGAGATGGAAGCTCTTAATGAGCTGGAGGCGGAGGAGAAGCGCACGCAGAAGCAGTGGCGCCGGCACAGCGGTCCGATTCTCGTCCAGAAACCGATGCCGGTGCCCGACTCGGTTCACTTCAAGCTCCGGTCGCATGAGCATATGATTCGCCGGCTAAAGGAGGAATCTTTATGGAACAAGACCTTCGACAAGGTTGTTGAGCTCATGCTCCGCGCCGTCATCACCGTCTTCGCCAGAATCTGCTCCGTCTTCGGCTTGTACGTTCTTGGTTTGCCGTCTTCAGGCCAATTCAATCCCAATAACCCCTGCAAGCACTCGTCGGGTCCTCTGGAGCGGCGTGTGGTGCCGCAGCACCTTCCGTTTCTTCGGAACTCTTCTCCGATCCTGAGCACGCCGCCAGGAATAGGCGCACAAGAAACGCCCTTCGACCGTCTGAGGAAATTCCTCAAAGAGAGCCCGACCACCGTCGGCGGGTCGGGGCTCGCGTTGCGGTACGCCAACGTGATCTTGGCCGCGGAGAAGTTCTATCAAGAGCGAAACAGAGTGGCGTCAGCGGCGGCGGAGCAGTCGGAGAGAGATGAATTGTACGAGATGCTGCCGTCTGGGATGAGGGCGGCGGTGAGGACGAAGCTGAGGGAGTGTTGGAGGAGGGAGGGCGCGGGGTTTCCGGCGGCGGGGGATGGCTCGTTGGCGGAGGGTTGGAAGGAGGCGGTGGCGGCGATCCTAGAGTGGCTGGCGCCTGTGGCACACGACACGGTGCGGTGGCAGGAGCAGCGTAGCATGGAGCGGGAGCAGCAGCTCTGCACGCGGCCTCGGACTCTGATGCTACAGACGCTGCACTTCGCCGACGGCGACAAGACTGAGGCGGCCGTGGTCGAAGTGCTCGTCGGCTTGAGCTGCATGTCGTGGTACGATCACCGCCGGCGAGGATCGATCAGTGCCTAA